Proteins from one Candidatus Methanosphaera massiliense genomic window:
- a CDS encoding ABC transporter substrate-binding protein has protein sequence MLKRKYIDLIIVIIVVLAVVSYTYTSFYSDDDTVSIGYLPSDHDAALFVANASGMYRDAGLNVELHEYNNGGDLISAMTSGTVDVGYVGVTPVLSSISKDVPIKIVAGAQLEGSGLVTNEPDVTSIEDLKGKSIATPGQSSIQYMLLQYDLKKHDMTMSDITSPSMKVASMNDALKTGSIDAMLTYEPYMSIAEKQNNMTVVDTSHEILENHPCCAVVVTDKFANRHPDKVKKIAEIHKNATEKLENDPYGCVKYLPRNIVANETLEGQILANMSWVSDLNDTYKQDVRDFISTEKDLGVLNQTFSDEKLFYTA, from the coding sequence ATGCTAAAAAGAAAATACATTGATTTAATAATAGTAATTATTGTAGTCCTTGCAGTAGTATCCTATACATATACATCATTCTACTCAGATGATGATACAGTATCAATAGGATACTTACCTTCAGATCACGATGCAGCATTATTTGTAGCAAATGCTTCAGGCATGTATAGAGATGCAGGGTTAAATGTAGAACTACATGAATATAATAATGGTGGAGATTTAATAAGTGCAATGACAAGCGGGACAGTTGATGTAGGATATGTGGGAGTAACACCCGTATTATCATCCATATCAAAAGACGTACCTATAAAAATCGTTGCAGGAGCTCAATTAGAAGGTAGTGGATTAGTAACTAATGAACCTGATGTTACATCAATTGAAGATTTAAAAGGAAAGTCAATAGCTACACCAGGTCAATCTTCAATACAATACATGTTACTACAATACGACTTAAAAAAACATGACATGACAATGTCAGATATAACAAGTCCAAGTATGAAAGTAGCATCCATGAATGATGCATTAAAAACTGGAAGTATTGATGCAATGTTAACATATGAACCATATATGTCAATTGCTGAAAAACAAAATAATATGACAGTTGTAGATACATCTCATGAGATATTAGAAAATCATCCATGTTGTGCAGTAGTAGTTACTGATAAATTCGCAAATAGACATCCCGATAAAGTTAAAAAAATAGCAGAAATACATAAAAATGCTACAGAAAAACTAGAAAATGATCCATACGGATGTGTAAAGTATTTACCACGTAACATTGTAGCTAATGAAACCTTAGAAGGACAAATATTAGCTAACATGAGCTGGGTATCTGACTTAAATGATACATACAAACAAGATGTAAGAGATTTCATAAGTACAGAAAAAGATTTAGGAGTGTTAAATCAAACATTTAGTGATGAAAAATTATTCTACACTGCATAA